AGCGATAACTGCGATTCGCGGGTCGAGCTCAGTCTCAATAACCTAGAATCCATAAGACTTCGCCGTCTATTCCATGCAGTAACCGACTTGACCTTTCTTCTTTATCATGCTAACCCTTTTAATCACTCTATTTTAGTGATTCCGTTTTTGTCGACTATTAATTTACTGGAATCCTTCTCTGAAAATCTTTCTTGTGCATAATAAGCTTCCCAGTCCTTAAGGTCTTTCCACCACTGGGGTTCCGTAAGATTCCAGCAAAGCCTTTCAACAAGCGATATTACACCGTTCAATATGGCTGTGTAGCTGCTAAAATCGTCCTCAGTGAGCTTTGCACCTCCTTCGGCAGACACATAATCGCCATCATCAGAAATGCGATATAGCTTCCACCTGAACAATTTTAACATTTCTGTCGCACCAGTAACCGGATCTACCAATTTTTGCATGATATCACAGACCTTATCAGCAAGTTCTTTATCCTTGAATACTTTTGGGGGAGTATAGGGATCACTATTTGACATTGTTGCCTCCAATTAAAGCCCCCCGCTTCACAGACTGCTGAGGTTCGGTGTAACAGCCCGATTCACGAGGGATGATCAATACAATAGACATATCCGAACCTCTAATACTACTATAGATGTCGATTCACTTTAATGCCGTTTCTTCCATGCAATAACCTATTTGATTTTTCCTCTTTTTCATGCTATCCCTGTCTTTCATCTGTTGACCGATTCTCTGACTGTCTCTCTAAGTATTCGTCTACCCAGTCACGGTGAATTCGCCACTGCCTGCCCACCTTGGATGCTTTAAGTGTATCGCTCCATATAA
Above is a window of Candidatus Neomarinimicrobiota bacterium DNA encoding:
- a CDS encoding helix-turn-helix domain-containing protein, which produces MQERKEQTKRQESLGLLTVNHVAKILNVHNRTVFRLIWSDTLKASKVGRQWRIHRDWVDEYLERQSENRSTDERQG